The genome window CCAATATTCCAAGGCCAGGTAATATAATTCCAGCTATGTCCAAACGGACCTAAACAGGCCAATATAAAGCCATGGGTTAAAATGGCCAATACCACAGCCACATTTCTGGTTTGTTTGAAAAATAAACCAATGCCGGTTACTACTTCCACTATGGCGATTATATAACCGGTGAATGAAGGAATATCGGTAATTCCTAGTGGAGATGTAAAGGGCTGAACAAACCAGGGATGTACTGATTCGATAAATGCAACATTGAACTTAAAGAAGCCACTAAAAAAGTACATGAAACAGAAGTATAACCGAATGCCTTTTATAGCATTGTCTGCCTCCTTTGGGTCGGACGTTTGATTTAAGGCCAAGCCCCAAAACACAAACAATAATTGCAAATAATAAGGCTGTATCCGGTTGTAATCGTATAACATCAAAAAAAGCAACAAACCTGTAAAGCCAACTAAAATAAGCCTGGTGTTCTTCAGAAATAAGGTCGCAATCATAGATGCAAAGAGCAATGCATAAAATACGTAATTCAGCCAGTCGGGTAGGGGAGGTAAAGCGTAAAAAACCGGTGCCAGCGGAAATAATCGCGGTGTCCAAACTTTAAAAGCCATTACTAGAAAGGCCAACATCAATATGGCTGAAACTCTTTTTATCCAAACTACCCTTGAATCCATAACAAAAAATTTTCCAAAACTAACTTTCTTTATGAATTCGCATTCCTGCTATTTCTTTTTTTCGAAAAAATACCAGCGTTCAGCTAAACTTTTTTTTGAATGAAAATTTGTTTTCCTTTACACCGAATAAAATGGAAAATACCTGGTTTATAATTGCCAATCCTAAAAGCGGAAAAGGCAAATTGAAAAGAGAAAAGGAAAAAGTACAATCCCTGTTGATGTCGGCCGGAATAACTGCTGAATGGCATTTTACTGATTACGCCGGCCATGCCATTGAATTGGCCAAACAGGCTTCTCTTCAAGGTTATTCCAATTTTATTTCAGCAGGTGGTGACGGTACCTTACATGAGGTCGTTAATGGACTCATGCTCTCTAATTTACCAACCACCTTTACTGTAGGCCTCATTCCAATTGGAACCGGTAACGATTGGGCTAAAACTTTTGAATATCCAATTCAAACCGAAAAGGCAGTAGAGCGAATTAAAACAGGCAATTCAATCTTACATGATGTCGGTAAGGTGGTTTTACAATCCGAAACCGGCGAAATTACCAAGTACTTTATCAATATCGCCGGACTTTGCTACGACGCCTTTGTAACACACCAAACCAATGTTGGTAAAGCTAAAGGTGAAGGTGGAAAGTTCTATTACCTCAAAACTATTTTAGCCAATTTGTTTTCTTACCAAAATACCTTGGTAATCTATGCCGTGGATGGACAGGAATTTTCCGGACCTATGTTTAATCTTTGTGTAGGAATTAATCGCTTTAATGGAGATGGTGTGCAACAATGCCCCTACGCCAAACCCGACGATGGCCTTTTCGATATAACTGCTTATACCGATTTTACCAAGCTTCAGCTTATTTCCAATTTACCTCATCTAAAAACCGGTGCCTTTGTAAAACACCCCAAAATGCGCATCCATACCGGAAAGGAAGTTAAGGTTAGTTCGGTACCGGAAGTTATGGTAGAAGCCGATGGGGAAGACTTGGGAATGACACCTGCAACTTTTTCCATCCTTCCTCAAGCTATACGAATGATTGTGTAAGATGTAACTTACCTTTGTTCCATGTCATTTCCTGTGTATTTGGATTATAACGCAACCACTCCGGTTTTATCCGAAACCATGGAGGTGGTATTGCCCTTGTTTACCCGTGATTTTGGAAATGCCTCCAGCAATACGCATCGATATGGTTTTAAAGCTGCAGATCTGGTAAAGAAATCCAGGGAACAACTGGCTTCCATACTCAATTGTGAACCCAATGAACTATATTTTAATTCAGGCTCAACCGAAGGTATTAATACCGCTCTTAAAGGCTTGTTTTGGACGCATGCTGCCAAAGGAAAGCACTTTATTTCCGTAAAAACAGAACATAAAGCAGTGTTGGATTGCCTGGATTTCCTCGAAACCCAAGGGGCGGAGATATCCTGGTTGGAAGTTGGAAAGGATGGAAGAATTCAACTCGACGAACTTCAAAAACTTATCCGTCCGGATACCATCGCTGTTTGTGTGATGCTTGCCAATAACGAAACCGGTGTAATTCAGGATATTGAGTCTATTTCTGCCTTGGTGCATCAAGCAGGAAGCAAGTTGGTTTGTGATGCTACCCAAGCTGTCGGAAAAATACCTGTGGATATTAAGCAATTGGGAGTAGATGTGCTCGCTTTCTCCGGACATAAATGCTATGCCATGAAAGGTATTGGCGGACTTTTCGTCAGACGCAAAAATCCCAGAGTTTCTTTGCCTCCGTTGTTGCATGGTGGTGGACATGAGAATGGTCTTCGAAGTGGTACTTTAAATGTTCCCGGAATTGTTTCCCTGGCAACTTCTCTCCAACTAGTTTATTCCGGTTTAACAAATGAAATTGAGCGTCAAAAAAAGTTACAGCAAATCCTGGAAGATGGTTTGCAAAGATTAGGATGCCTTACAGTTGCTTCCCAATCACCCCGATTGCCCAATACTACCATGGCTTTGTTGCCCGGTATAAAAGCCGAAAAGCTTATAACTCAATTGCCTGGTTTTGCTTTTTCAACCGGCTCGGCCTGCACTTCTGCCATTCCCAAACCTTCTCATGTGCTGGTGGCTATGGGTTACATGGAACAAGCAGATTCTGCCATTCGGATTTCGCTCGGAAGAATGACTCAACAGGCTGATATTGAGGCTTTTTTGAATGCTTTGGGACTAGTTTTATAGGTTTTGCAGCTATTTGGGAGTTTAGGTTTTGGGAAAGAATTTCAGGAAAAGTTTTGGGTTAAATAATTTAAAAATTTGGCGGGCCTTTTTGCCTTCCAAACTTTATCTAAGTTCAAAAGGAGTGCAAGCGGCAAAAAGCCGGGCTATCCGTTCCTAGTCCTCGCCCCAAAAGGGTTTGGGGCTGTGGGCTATCCACTACTATCCCTGCCCGATGAAACCCCAACCGGCCGTCATTCTACCACACTTTAGTAAGTGCCAAAATGACTTGCACATAGAATTGAATCTTCCTACATCCCATCGCACTTGTCATTTGAACGAAGTGAACAAATGACAAGTGCGGGATAAATTTAATGATTGGTAACAGAACTATTTTTGAGGTACGCACCTCGGGCAACGATTGAGGCAAGTAGACCACAGGACCACGACGGCGTTAGCCTAGGGGGACGAGGACTACAGCCGAAAGCGTGACCTGAACGCCCAATGCAGGATGGTAGAAGTTTACAAGGAAATTAGGATGGGCGGAAGGGGCCCGCATACTAAACATTCACTTCAGAGGTAGAATTATTAAGCAGGTTCGGATCCAGTAAATGCGAATACCTTTCCTGAAGAGTTTTGAAATGCCTGCGTTGATGACCTGCGATAATAAATGCGATAGAGGCAACGGAATATTCCCCTTTAAAACTCATTCCGGTGCGTACTAGTTTTTCATGGTCGAAACTTTTGAAAAGCGCTATGGTAGAGGAATACAAGAGATTAAGTTCAAACACCAAATCGTCCGGATTTCGATGATTGGCACTTGCATTTCTGGCATATTCATCTTCATCGTAGACAGGCAGGTGCAACTTTTCTCCCCGGGAGTAACAAAGTGCCCGATAGGCGAAAATCCAGGTAGAGTCGATCAGGTGTTGCAAGATATCGTTAAGTGTCCATTTGCCTTCCTGATAGGTAAGGGTTCCTAAGGTTTTCCAGGTGTTCCAATCCCACTGGAGAAGTTCATTTTGAGCAAGTTGTAAAATTTCAACAGGAGTTACATCTTCGCAAAAATCGATGGTTTTTTGGAAGTAATCGGGTAGTGGAGGAAGTTGGCTTTTTTTCATATTTCAAAATTGAACAAGGCAAAGATTCAGAATAACGGAAGACCGTCCCATTCCCAGGTTGAATCCGGTTGAATTTCGAGGTATTTAAAGATGCTGGGCAGAATATCCACATTTCGGGCATTTGCCAATTCGTTGTGAGGGATACCTGGAATTCGAACAATTTGGAAAACATAGCGAGTTTCGGGCAAATCATCCTGGTCGCCATGGCTTGTTCCATTTCCACCATGGTCGGTAACTACCACCACCATCCATTGTTCGCCCTTTGTCAATTCGCGCTGATGAATTGCGTCCATGAGTTGTTGAATATGTCCGCCAACCGTTTGAATAGCTTGTATATATTCCGGATTAGAAGGCGAGAACCCGGAGCTATGGCCGGTTTCATCAACATCATCGAAGTGTAAAAGTAACACATCCGGATTGCAGTTTTGGAGTAATTCCAAGGCTTTATCCTTCACTTCCAGGTCTGATTCAACGGGTTGAGCATAATCTTCTTCGGTAGTAAGTCGCAGGAAATTATCCCAATGAGAAATGGTAGCTAAGGAATAGGAAGGATTATGAAGGCGGAGGTAATGGAAGATATCGAGGTATTTACCATAGTTGAGGTTGCTGATATCATTGGAGGTAACACCATGTTTATTGGGCCAAACTCCGTGAAGAAGGGTTGACCAGCCCGGACAACTTACTGTGTAAGGTCCTCGATCGGTATTGAAATTAACAATACTATGAGCCATTAGGGTATCCAGGGCCGGCGCATGTGCGGCTAACATGGCATCGGTTCGGCACCCATCAATTCCAAGAAACAAGACCTTTTTCACCGGCGATGCACCTTGAACACAATCGGATCGGATTTCGTCGGAGGGAAGGGAGTCGGAGCTATCGGATTTTGTACAAGCACCTAAAAATAGGGAAGGAAAGACGGAAATTAGGAAGTACTTTTTCATTTGAATTGCAGTTTGGCCTGCCAAGTGGGTTGAATTATTCATAATATTCAAAAGCATCAATTATATCCAAATAAACCCCATCAAAACCGGCATTTTGTATTTTGGTTAAGTAGGAATCTGAATTTCCATAGATGATTTTCTGCCAATCACTTTCCCAGTATTTTACTTTGTAGTTTCCCGGCCAATCCGGATTTTCAGCATCTAGCCAAACAGGTTTATTGCTTGCCCAATCCGAATTCCAGTAATATCGATAATCTTCTGCTTCCCCAATTGACATATAGCAAATAACCAATCTTTTACCTCCATTTGCTTTGTTCTTTAGTTGAGCTACTTCTTGTGAAGTAAATGAGCTGCTATCCCAAAAGAATAAGTCCATCACGAGTAAATCATAGTTGGTAGCAGTAACGGCATCGATGAAATCTTGTTTGGTATCGAAAGTGTCGTTATTGATTAGGTAAAGGAAGTTTTTGGCCTGGGAAAGAGATAGGATTGCTTCTGAATTTTCATTGAAAATGGGCGAAGGGTAGGTTGGAATGGTTCTAAGTTCCCGGTCATCGGCAGCAAAGGAAATATAAGCTTGATTGAAATTGTTTTGATAGGACTGATCCACAAAAGCCGGTGTCCAACAATAATCAATTGCTAAAATGGTATTCCCTGCACTTTTGGAACGATTTAGAAAGCCGGTTAAATAGTCAATTGATTCAGCAGGAGTTGCTACATTGTCCGAATCATATCCATAGTATAAATCTTCTTGTCCATGTCCATCAATAGCATCCAGATAGGTTGTAGCCAGTGGGGAGTTGGGTTCTCCATCTTCAGTAACAAGTTCTATCCCATTTTGAGGAATAATGATGAAGCCTGAATCCTGGCTTTTGGCAGTTTGACTAATTGAAATAACGAATTCCCGCATTCTTTGCATTGAATCTACGGAGTTGTCAACTTCCTTTTTACATGAAGAGAAGAAAATGAAGGTGAGCAAGGCTCCTAGGGTGAGGGCATGGTTTTTCATGGTATATTATTTTTTTCCAATATATCGGATAACACATCCGGTTCCGTTGTGGTAAACGCCTTCATGAAGTTCAATTTCTACTTCTTCTAAAACCAGAGTTTGTAAGGTATGAAAATCCTGTTCAACCATGGCAATTGAAAAAAGAAAGTCAGGATTCTTGGGGCCTCCAATGGCCGGATTCTTAGCTACATATTCTAAGTTATTTAAACTAAATCCTTCCATGATAATATGCCCTTCATTTTTTAATAAATCAATTGACCGAAGATGAAATGTAGTACGAATGGATGGTGGAAGATGGGAATAAATTAAAGCGATTGCATCAAAGGAGCTGAAGTCCCAGTTTATTTCGGAGGCATCACCTACCAGGTAGTTTATTTTAACCCCACGTTTGTTGGCTAATTCGATAGCTTTTTTTTGGCCTTCCTTGCTTTGGTCGAATGCCCATACCTCCCAACCAAGTTCTGCTGCAAAAACTGCATTTCTGCCTTCCCCTTCTGCGGCAAAAAGGATTTTACCCGGTTTAAGTTTTCTTAATTCATCAGCTAAAAATTCATTAGGTTCTTCTCCGTAAGCAAAGACTTGCTCTTGATATCTGTTATTCCAAAATTCGGCGTCCATTTAAGTTTAATTATAGGTTGGTATATGAGCAGTTTTTACTACAATGATTCCGTCAAAACGTTGAATAGGTACAAAATTCAATCGTCCGCCATTCTCTAATTCAAATGCAGAACTGATTTGGTGAGATTGGGGGCAAGATTGAAATCCTCTTCTTAAGTTGGTAAATGTAATTGGATAATGGGAGTACAGGGTTTCAATATCGGAGTTGCCGGGCTTATCCAAAATTTTGGTTGACCTGGTCCACCATTCATAGGTTTCTCCCTGTTGTGCAAACAATCCCAAATGGTAACTGGCATCCATCATTCTTTCTTTGATGTAATGCCCAAGCCATTTATATGGATTTCCTGCGGGTGAAGTTTTGTCAATATGTCCATTGTGGGCCCAAAGTATTACTTTTTTGTTTGGATAAAACTGTTGCAGTTGCCAAAACAGATTGTCTGCCATAATGCTATCTCGCTTAGCAGATGGATCTTCATGGTTCCAGTCCAGGCTAACTCCTGCTTTCAAATTGTTTATTACCCTCCATAAAAATTGATAGTCCAATTCTGAAATTTTAAATGAAGTAAGTATGTTTTGTTTGTTGTTTTTTAGTAAGTTATGAATGTAGTCGCACGATTTTGAAATAGAATCGGCCAAAGCAATAAGTGGTTTTTTGTCTTCTTGCCAAAGCAGGGAGGGGATTCGCATGTATTTGGCAAAATTTTGCATGAGACTATCCGCATTTCTTGGCGTTATTTTTCGGGTAATTTCTTGTACTAGAAACATGGAAGTTCCAAAGTTTTGACTATCGATACCGATGAAATGTAAAGGTTTTTCTTTGGACTTACTGGATTTTATTAATTCGAAAAGAGGCATTATTTCCCGGCATTGGAAATTGGTATAAACTGTTCCGTTCCTGAGCATTAATGGAGTTAGGCTATCTATTTTGTTTAATGTAAAATGGAGGTCTCCAATTCCACTTTCCATAGCCAATACCTCAAAACCACATTCTTGATAAAGGAATTGAACTAACCTGGATTTTAACGCATAAAATTCTCCAATTCCATGAGAACTTTCACCAAGCAAAACAATTTTTTTGTCCTTCACCAATTCTTTTAATTGTTGTAGGTCAGAAAAGTCATCGCCGCTTAATTGTATGGATACTGCCTGGTTGCGAAGACAGGTGTCTACCTGGGCATTGGAAATAGTAAACCAAAACAAACTACTTGCTAATACAGCGAAAAATAACAGGCCTTTATTCATTTGGAATGGTAATAAATTGTTTTAAGAAATTCGACATTTCGGTTCTGCATTTTACTGCTTCGGGAATGTTTTGCTCGGAATCGAATGTATGCCACATTCCTTCCCATATTCTCAATTCGACCGGGATACCTGAGTTTCGTAAATTCCAATATAATCGGGTGCAATCACTTAAGAGTAAATCCCTGGTACCGGTGCTAATCATGGTTGGAGGAAAATCCTTGTTATAGCTGCCGTATACAGGTGAAATAATAGGATTTTTAGGGTCATTTTTTCCAATATATGTTTTAGCACATAGTTTAATTTGTGACTTCCAGGTAATGATTGCATCCCGATTTCGATTGGAGGTGTAACTATCTCCGGAACCGGTAAGGTCTGTCCAAGGACTAAATAATGCAATGGCTGCAGGCATTTTAAAATGGTTGGTTTGGGCTTTTAGAAGAGTTGTTAATACCAGATTTCCTCCTGCAGAACTTCCAAATGCAAGAATTGGAAGGTGGGGATATTTTAAGGTTAGTCCTACATAGGCATGAAAACAATCAGAAACAGCAGCCGGAAAAGGGAAGGCTGGAGAAAATGGATATTCAACAGAAACAATGGTAATGCCTAAACTTTTACACATGTCGGCGCAGAGAAAATCCCTTGATGAGCCTAGAATAAATGCCCCACCATGAATGTAAAAACCAATGGCTTGGTCGGACATGATTCCGGTTGGAGGTGTATAAATGGCAACTGCGATTCCATTTAAGCTATCCATTCGAATGCTAACCCCGGAGGACATTAAATAGTCTTCCAATGCCAGGTTGTTTTCCCGGTTCAGTTTTTCTCTTACACGGGTCGATAAGTTTTGAGGTATTTTAAAAAGGGGAATTCGACGAGCGCGGTGTTTTTTAATAAATTGTACTGCCTCTTGGCTCAATGGTACTGTTTGGTAGCGATTGATTTTAGTTCCGGAACATGAATAAAGTAATATAGCAATTAATAGTAAGTAAGAGTTTGAATATAAATTTTTTATATTGAATTTAAATTTGGTAATATGTCTGAAATAGGAAGAGGACATAAGTAGTTTACTGCAAATTCAAAAGTAATGGAACAAAGCTGATTTTCTAAATTTTTTGGCAGAAGCTATCAACTGAATTTAGGCAGAGGTGTTAACAATTTCACGTTGATAAAAAAAACGAAAACAAGGCATTAAGGACTTGCTACCACGAGCAATAAAATACCTTTGCTTCCGGTTAGAATTCCATGCCAGTAGAAGAAAAAAATACAATTAAAAATACGTTTAGAACACCTGCTCCACCTCCTCCTCAAGAAGTTTTTGTTGAAGAGAAAGTAGATGATAAAGGTAGTTCTGCTCAACCCAAAGCAAAAGAAAAAGAAAAAGAAAAGCCCTCAGCTAAGTCCACACCCAAAGCAAAACCTTCTGCAGAACCAGATCTTTCAAAAAGTTCCTTTAAAGAATCGATTGTTCAGTTTATAACAGATCGCCGCACTCGGAGTATTAGTGGATTATTCCTGGTATTCTTTTCTGTTTATTTGTTATTGGCCTTTGTATCCTGGTATTTCAATTGGATTTTTGATGCAGATAAGCTAAGTTCTGATTTGCCAATCCTGGTTGGTAATCCGGAAGTACAGGTCGATAACTGGATGGGTAAGTTTGGTGCAATCCTTTCCAATTTTTTCTTAAAGCAAAGTTTTGGTATTGGCTCCTTCTGTTGGCTGGTACCCTTGTTTGTATTGGGATTTAAATGGATGTTTGGAGTAAATTTAATTTATCCGGCAAAAGCATTTTGGCATTCTTTTTTTCTTTCCATTTGGCTTTCTGTAACCGTTTCCTTTGCAATTGGCTCATGGGTTCAACTGGGTGGTGCATTCGGGTATCAGGGGAATATATGGCTAAGTAGCTTGTGGGGTGCTACCGGAACCGGGATGTTAACCGGATTTTTGGGCTTATCCTATATAATTTTTGTGCTCAACCCAAGTTTCGAAAATGCAGCGAATTGGTTTCAAAAAACTGCTATTGAAACAACCGAGAAAATGCATTCAGCCAATACTTCTGAACCGGATTTAGAAGCTGAATTAATGGCAGAACTCCGAAAAGAACAAGAGGTGGTTGAGCAAGTTGAATCACCTGAGGAGGAGACAGAGCCGGTTTTTAATACAGTTCGGGAAGAGAAAGAAGGCGTAATATTCGAAGTTCCTGAAATTGACCCGGCCGACCTGGAGCCTAGGTTGGTGGTAAGAGAGGAGGTTGTAGTTCCGGTTTTCGAAACTCCAATTCAAGATATCAAGGATTTGGAAGATGATGGTTTAACCCTAACCATTTTGCCTACTGCCGAAGAGAGAATAGTAGAAAAGGTTGAACAGGAGGCCGTTCCCTTTGTAGTTAATGGTCTATCTGAAACTACAAACAAAGAATCGGAGGAATTTAAAGTTGAACCCAAAGGGGAGGCAGCTAACGTTGCTGTTGGTTTGGAAAATCCGGAAGATCTGGCAGCAGCCATGGTAGCTCGATACGGTGAATTTGATCCAACACTCGAATTGCCCGATTATAAATACCCGGTTGCCGATTTATTGGTAAATTACCCTTCCAACGCCGGAAATGTGACCAAAGAAGAGCTGGATGGTAACAAAAAGCAAATTGTTCAAACCCTGAACAATTATAACATTGAGATCCAAAAAATTCAAGCTACCATTGGTCCAACAGTTACACTTTACGAAATAGTACCTGCGCCTGGGGTGAGAATCTCCAAAATTAAAAACCTGGAAGATGATATTGCCCTCAGCTTGGCTGCTTTAGGTATTCGGATTATTGCTCCAATGCCTGGAAAAGGTACCATAGGCATTGAGGTGCCTAACCAAAATCCCGATATCGTTCCTATGAGGGCTTTGATTAGCTCTGAAAAATTCTTAACTACTAAAATGGATTTACCGGTGGCTTTAGGTAAAACCATCAACAACGAAACCTTTATTGCCGACCTGGCTAAAATGCCTCATTTGCTTATGGCAGGTGCCACCGGACAAGGTAAATCGGTTGGCTTAAATGCCATTTTGGTTTCCTTGCTATATAAAAAGCATCCTTCTCAACTAAAATTTGTTCTTGTCGATCCTAAAAAGGTAGAGTTGACGCTTTTTAATAAAATTGAACGTCATTTTTTGGCTAAACTTCCCGACGCAGAAGAAGCCATTATCACTGATACCAAAAAGGTTATTCATACTATTCAATCGCTTTGTATCGAGATGGATAACCGGTATAATTTACTTAAAGATGCTCAAGTTAGGACCATCAAGGAATACAATGCTAAATTTTGCGGACGCCGATTGAATCCAAATGAAGGCCATCAATACTTGCCATACATTGTTTTGGTAGTTGATGAGTTTGCTGATTTGATTATGACAGCCGGTAAAGAAGTGGAAATGCCAATTGCCCGTTTGGCACAATTGGCACGTGCGGTTGGAATTCACCTGATCATTGCTACCCAAAGACCTTCGGTAAATATCATTACAGGTACTATCAAAGCCAATTTCCCGGCTAGAATTGCCTTCAGGGTTACCTCAAAAGTTGATAGTAGAACTATCCTGGATGCAGGTGGAGCTGAACAATTGATTGGTCGTGGTGATATGTTGTTAAGTACCGGAAGTGATTTGATTCGCTTGCAATGTGCTTTTGTTGATACCCCGGAAGCTGAAAAAATTACTGATTTCATCGGTTCCCAAAGGGGCTATTCCACAGCCTTTAGTTTGCCTGAATATGTTGGTGAAGGTGGTTCGGATGAAGTGGAGTTTGAAGCAGGCGAAGTGGATAGCTTGTTTGAAGATGCGGCACGAATTGTGGTGGCCACTCAGCAAGGTTCAGCTTCTCTGTTGCAACGTAAACTCAAATTGGGCTACAACCGTGCCGGGCGTTTGGTCGATCAGTTGGAGCAAGCAGGTATCATTGGCCCTTACGAAGGTAGCAAAGCCCGCCAGGTTCTCATTAAGGATGAAATGAGCCTGGATGCCATTCTACAGAAGGTGAGAGGCTAACCACCTTCAAGTTATTTGCAAACTTTTCAAAATCAGGTTGTGGGAATTCGAACCTTCAATTATTCCATCTCGTCTTTTTTATTTACTATGCGTACCTCCTTCCGCACCCAAGTTTTCCATATAATCCAATAAACCCAAATTTTAATCAATAGGAGGATTTCAAATCCGAACTACTTGATTTAGTTGGGTTTACCCCTCCCGAAGCATTTCGGGAAGAAGTTGTTATCAATTTGGACAAACAAATTGATTTTCAAATTTTTAACTCGTTAATGCATTTTTAATGAGTAATCTGGGATAAATTTGCTAGGTGCTTTCGGGTCGGACTATCCACTCCTATCCCTGCCTGATGCTGCATCCTATATGTTGGGGGAATAGCCCTTCTTTTTTGCATTCTAAATGGTTTTTCCGATTTTTGTTTTTGGCCATTATTCATTCTCCGTTGTTGTTTACTACTTTTGTATAATATGAATACCAGCTACCGTAAAGGTTTTACTTTTAAATCGTACGAAGCACCCAATGTATCGCCTTTCGATAGACTTTTTGAGCTATTCAAGGACCTTATTACTCACACCTCAGGCGATTTTGAAGAGGCAATAGATTGGTTAAGGATGCTCGACAAAGAATATACCCTAACCGACGAGTCCTATACTATTGATGATTTTATTGAAGACCTGAAGCAAAAGGGCTATATCCGCGAAGAACTCAACCCCGACGGAACTGGTGGCTTGGGCATCACCTCCAAAACCGAACGTGCCATACGACAACAAGCCCTCGAACAAATTTTTGGAAGCCTTAAACTTACAGGCACCGGAAACCACAAAACAAAATATGCCGGACCGGGCGACGAACAAACTGGCGAATTCAGGACTTATAATTTTGGCGATTCACTCGAAAGTATCTCCATGACCGAGAGCCTTCGCAATGCCCAAATAAACAATGGCGTAGGCGATTTCACCCTCACCGAACACGATCTGGTAGTGGAAGATGCCCAGTATAAAGCTCAGATGAGTACTGTGCTCATGATTGACATTAGCCATAGCATGATACTTTATGGTGAAGACCGAATTACCCCGGCTAAAAAGGTTGCCATGGCATTAGCCGAACTTATTACCACTCGCTATCCAAAAGACACGCTCGATATT of Bacteroidia bacterium contains these proteins:
- a CDS encoding DNA translocase FtsK, coding for MPVEEKNTIKNTFRTPAPPPPQEVFVEEKVDDKGSSAQPKAKEKEKEKPSAKSTPKAKPSAEPDLSKSSFKESIVQFITDRRTRSISGLFLVFFSVYLLLAFVSWYFNWIFDADKLSSDLPILVGNPEVQVDNWMGKFGAILSNFFLKQSFGIGSFCWLVPLFVLGFKWMFGVNLIYPAKAFWHSFFLSIWLSVTVSFAIGSWVQLGGAFGYQGNIWLSSLWGATGTGMLTGFLGLSYIIFVLNPSFENAANWFQKTAIETTEKMHSANTSEPDLEAELMAELRKEQEVVEQVESPEEETEPVFNTVREEKEGVIFEVPEIDPADLEPRLVVREEVVVPVFETPIQDIKDLEDDGLTLTILPTAEERIVEKVEQEAVPFVVNGLSETTNKESEEFKVEPKGEAANVAVGLENPEDLAAAMVARYGEFDPTLELPDYKYPVADLLVNYPSNAGNVTKEELDGNKKQIVQTLNNYNIEIQKIQATIGPTVTLYEIVPAPGVRISKIKNLEDDIALSLAALGIRIIAPMPGKGTIGIEVPNQNPDIVPMRALISSEKFLTTKMDLPVALGKTINNETFIADLAKMPHLLMAGATGQGKSVGLNAILVSLLYKKHPSQLKFVLVDPKKVELTLFNKIERHFLAKLPDAEEAIITDTKKVIHTIQSLCIEMDNRYNLLKDAQVRTIKEYNAKFCGRRLNPNEGHQYLPYIVLVVDEFADLIMTAGKEVEMPIARLAQLARAVGIHLIIATQRPSVNIITGTIKANFPARIAFRVTSKVDSRTILDAGGAEQLIGRGDMLLSTGSDLIRLQCAFVDTPEAEKITDFIGSQRGYSTAFSLPEYVGEGGSDEVEFEAGEVDSLFEDAARIVVATQQGSASLLQRKLKLGYNRAGRLVDQLEQAGIIGPYEGSKARQVLIKDEMSLDAILQKVRG